ACACAAGAATAATACCCCGGGTTATGGGGTATAATCATAAAAATAatgttcttgcaaaatgatgtaaCATCTGTGAGATCGTTTACTTAAACATGCAAACGAGTCAATtatttaatatacatatatatatatatatattgtaatcAATAGTGTGAAATACATTTGGTGAATCCGGATCATAGGTTCACAAGTTAGAAATGTGGGCAAATATTTTACGAACACGTAGGAAAAAGTTTCGTGCGAAACGGATGAGAATTGATCAAGTTACagaaattttcataacaaaaacGGTAGACAAGAGAATTGTTGCAGCAGCCAACCGTAGGCTACGGTGGCCAGCCGTAGCTTACGACTGCCAGCTGCTATTGAATGCAGAATCATCAGGCCGTAATCTACGGCGCAGAGCCATAGCTTACGGCGGGGTATTTGCGAAATTTGTTGTTTTCGTTATTTTGAGCTACTGGGCTTAACTAAATTAGTTATAAACTCCATATAACTAACGTATTTCATGATTTACGAAATGTAGGTAATAATTTGTAGTACCGGATGACGATCAAGCTTAACAAATTAGAACCGAACACAATCAAAGTTCAAATTTCCGCATTACAATTAGTTGTTTACGAAACTAATCAATGATAACATGTTGAAATGTTTTAACTTTTTTGAACTTTTATTAAACCTCGAAACTTTGTATGAACGTTTATTGcatttctttttttaaaattcAAAAGTTATTATAAATTCTTAGTTATGTAAGTATGGGTCTTACAAAAATGGTGAATAATAATTGAAATGTAAGAAGATAAGAACATAAGCCATCCAACCAACTTCAATAAGATTTAGATCGTTGACTTCGGTTAGGCGATGAGATTCAGAAGCGATGGAAGCCATAGGTGATGAGATTCAGAAGCGGTGGAAATGAGAGAGACGACAAATTACATAAGAAAAGGTGGTGTTGCAGATCGTTGATTTTGGTTTAGGGTTATTGAAGATTTATGTTCAAATGAGTTAAAGGTTCTAAGATAGTGGGTAAACTAAGAGATGGTTGgggtataaaaaaataaataaaaattaaagccTGAAGGTAAAGATGTAACTTTACTAGTTTTTTAACGTCCGTTTAACATGTAGATAACTGGGAGAACTCAGAGTGTACAAACAGTGCAACCACGAGAATTCAAGAAGCAAGAATTTGAAAATGAGGAATTAGGTTAACGTATATAGGAACACAAATCACACTTTActctaaataataataataatatttacatcgagatagatggtaaacgggcaacaagttgTGTCGCTACCCCTTTTtaaatagcaaaactaagtcttttaaaaactacgtttatggatctcggggtcataacattactatgcatgaccctttgaactcgactaagaaGGTCCACAGCTTCTGGCGCCAGGAAACCAGAAGcatcaaaagcaaatgggataaacatgtgctggttgtcaaggcacgctttctTGTGTTTGGTTACTTTACCCGAAGCAGCCTGACCCACCGTGAAAGCACTACCCTCTAAGCCCACAAGTAGGGAAACCCATGTTAGATCAACACATGCATGTTTTCCTCCTACCTATCCAAAGACCAGAATGTCGGTTGGTCAAAGGGTAGATATCTCTTCCAACAGGCCAGTTAAGAAATTAATGGGTGtctctttcttagcagaaataccAGCACACCTGAATATGTATAAAAGGACATCTCTAACCAAATCATGTTGGTATTTGAACCCCGTGAGCTCTCTACAGTGAAGTGCATGCTCCCCAAAAGAATTCAAGCACGCCTTTTGACAAATATGGCATACCTCATCAACAGGAAATAAAGGAATCATGAGGTGATATTTAAAGATAGTATGGTACTCCACCAATGACATATGTTGGCTTAACCCATCTATAGGTATAGCAAGAAGAAAATCTTGTGCATGTGGTGCTCGTAAACACTAAAAAACGGCTTTTTGTCTAACGGTCAAGTCAAACTGTACTTCGATGTCGTGGACAATTTTACTAAAAAGAACACTTGCCAATGTATGTTGGGCTTTAGGAGGCAGCGTCCTTATTAGTGAAACCACTGAAGTCAAAGCTTGGAATCGTATCACGAAGACAAGCCAAAGCACAAACATAATCATAATCCATACCACATATGCCACTCTCTCTTAAGATGTGGTCTTCTAGCACCCACAATTGGGCCCTCGAGGCCACAAAAGCATAGGATAAAGCCTCTACAACCGAATACAGCCCCAAACCCCCAAACCTAATAGGTAAGGAAGTAAGTTGCCACTGGAAGTATCCAAAGAAATGACCTCCACAAAGCACCAATTCCACAATCACCTCACGCAAACCTTTGTCAAATAACAACGCTGCATCTTTCATGTGTACAGGTTACTTGGCATGTCCTCAATCAAAAAAAAAGTTTGGCAATGCCCATACAGGATCGAAGCAAGAGTAGTTCACTCTGCGGGTCACCTAATTTGGGTAGAAGACACATCAAATCTACCGCCTTAGCATTCTTTTCTTTGCCAACCCACTAATAAAGCTTGCATCGCTACTAACGCCTCCCCCCCCCAGAAGCTTCATCCCCACTAATGGCCTCCCGATGTCCGTAGGAAATAACCTTTCACAAAACTTGCTACCATCACAAGAAGGCGAAAATAGCCCAGTTTTCTTAATATTGAGTTCAACACCCAATGTTGGACCCGTCACCTTAATGATGTCCAACACTCTAGCCACCTCTTCTGAATCTCCAATGATAGTCTTATCGTCAAGATACCAAGCATGAAGAAAAAGCTTGCATTTGTCTCTAATATGATGCATAAGGGGGTGCAAAACAAGAGCGAAAAGAAGTGGTTCCAATGGGTCCCCTTGCTGAACTCCCGTGGTAGATCAAATGTACCCATCTCCAAAATACAATTTTGCTGGTTGCCCGTATAGAAATTCTACCCACAAAGAAATAGAAAGGCACCTCATCCTGACCTCACGAAATAAGGCTGATCTATTGACCTGGTTAAAAGCAATAGTAAGCTTTGCAAGAGACCCATCAGTGTGACGTTCATTTAAAACCCCATTGACGCTGTGTAAAATGGCCTCAGCGCCACCGACACGCCGACCCCAAACTGAAAATCATTAATGTACTTGGTCATTTCTTTACCAACACCTTTTATAGCAATCTTGGAAACCAAACGCCTCCATATAGTACCCACTGCAATAGGTCTAATCCCACTATCAGATTTTAAGAGCGTTGTAATATATGTAAGGGGAGCGGTGTTAGTTTTTCTCTTTTATTGTATTTGGTTAAAAAAGCGTAGCAAATATAATATATGTATAAACAAAAAATGacttatataaaattaaatataacTAGATTTAAGCTTCCCCAGCGGTACGGCGGGGGCGTAGAACTATGCCAAATAGCACTAATGTCAGACCACCGTCAGTGACTACCAACACTGAGTCGATCCAGGACCCGCACGTTGCgacaaacttatcaaacgaaaaAAATTAAATGTAAAACATTTAACCACACATGcatgttgcgtcgtgttaactcacaTAATTTTGAATGAAACAAAAAAACGTAAAACGACACACGCACGTCGCGCCGTCTTAACTCGCAAATTTTAGAACGAGACGTAAAAcgaaaacttgcgaaagatgaaaagtatagggaCCAAATtttgtgaggttaaattgaaaACAATGGAACTTTTgagttaaaagtgaaaaaaaaaaacaatttatatgGGTTAAAATTGCCAAACAtaaaatgtttttgggttaaagttaaaaaatctaactttttttttttttttttttgaaaacctctCAAAACATGAATTACAACACTTTATGCAAAAAATTGTTCCTAATTTATAgaatgtaaatgtaaatgtaaCTATATGTACATACTCATGTGCTTTTTTGTATTGACAAAAATAAAACACGACCTGTATAAATCcaaatttaattattaattgaaaatgaaagatAATAAATCCCCACAAATACAAATAAAAGGACATCACTTAccaattgtttttaaatttaagcTAGTAAACGAGCTAGATTGTAACATGAAAAGAGTTAATTGCATTCGAGTTAAAGTTGATGAATTGGTGTTTTTACACAAATAAATATGCATATCATATTCAAGCACACACATTGAACCGATAACACTTAAACTCTTTAACCATCAATCCGAAACGATTAACAAAAGTCTACATCACCAATGAGGTAGTGATGGAGTGGTTGGAGAAAAATTTGGTGTTCCTTGTGAGctaggttcgactcccactctccccattattttcCTCAGCATCCAGGTGAATGACGAATACGGATGacgccggttcgtcttggatgtgAGACGAGGTTTTACTGATTATTCCATTGTGGTGCCTTCGTGCGGGTGAATGTCGGGTTTCCACGCATCtaggagagccaaggggctggcggcggtcgagtagtcgaccttggccacagcaCCCGGTGTCACGATGGTTGACACGTCGTTCCTTGCCgtttaaaaaaacaaaagtcTACATTATAATACTAATTAATATTTTCTTTTCAAATAACTTATATCATGatgcattttatttttattttttaaaaagataATAACTTTGGTGATTTCTTTTTATCAAAGTTACAAAACTTAAATTTACGCGCGTAATTTTTCATTATTTTCATACTATACACAACCAGCATGAACGGTTGCTTTTTTTATCTATCGCATCTTTTTCCTCCAATCCACTTGACCTTTCACATAAAAGCCAGATAACCTTTTTCTACGCgttatactctctctctctcttaaaaCCCTAgacctttctctctctaaaaaccttctccaatcttcatcttcatcatcatctctACTTATGGACGATGATCCGGTCACCGGAGCGTTCTCCACAGACTCCACCTGGACACTCAACACCGATTACACCTTCTTCGGAATCGGCGACACGAGAGACAACAACATATTGAGTGAGTTCGGATGGAACATCGATCCTTCACCACCGGAATTCGACCGGATCGGTTCCGGAGCTAGTTGCCGTGTGGTTCAGGAGACTACTTCTAATTCCACCGCAAGTGCGGTTGCAGCTCAGTCTCGAACCGGATCCGGTGAAATTTTAAAGGATTTGTCTACGCCGAATCCGTTAGCCTCTTCTAGCTCGTCGGATGATCGGCCGGAGTCTTCTGCCGCGTCTGGCGAGGCGGTTTGTTGTGGTAAACCGCAGCCGCCGTCTTCGTCAGAGACAGGGTGAGTTAATAATAATGTAACCGtgttttaacaaaatttatattggaatgttgaaaaaaaaaaagttaaaacatatattttttttaactgcaaaatatttatatatataaatatagagTCCAACAAGGAGCTAATCGGAGCTAATCGTTAGTTAATAATGTTTTTTCTCAAAATCTGAAATTTGGAGTTAGTTAAGTTACAATTTTACAATAAGGTTCAATTTTGTGCAAAGGGAAACGTTTAGCGctgaatttttgaaaaagtttaaagtgtttattattattattaattaatattaacgAATTATACATACAGCCGCTATTGCGGCGGAAATGGCGTGAGTATAGTGTTTGGCGTGCTGTATGTGGTGTGTCCTTTTAGCATAAAATGACATAAGTTGATCTGTTTGTATATGAAATGgttgtttgatgttttttttttaataatttaagtATGGATTTGATCATGTTGTTGAAGACATGTGGAGTATTTATATACTTTATGTTATATTGTTTTTTAGTTTTATGCCTTTTTGGATTATTGTGAATTGTTTGAAGTGTCACCGCCCATGCCAAAAGCTGCTTGATCTATTACGCATATTTCTACTTGTCAAGTGTCTGTTTCCATGTTACCTTTttcttcctttttttttctttgaatttttcacatttttttgCTGCTTAAAAGgttaattatttgtttaattattataaatCCATTCACATGAATATTATATGTAATAATCAAGAAAACCTTTTTGcattcttttttcttctttgacttgCAATACTCCATGCAATGAGATCACAATCATATGTCATCTTGATCATTATAATCTTGCATTTGTTTGTAGTTTTTCTTTCAACTGTTATGGTGCATGTCTTATAACAATTAACAAAAGCTGCTTGAAATGATTTCCAGGGGTAAGATTAAAAAGAAGGGGCCGAAAAGAATTCGCCAGCAACGGTTTGCATTCGTTACCAAGAGTGAAATTGATCATCTTGAAGACGGTTACAGATGGCGAAAATACGGGCAGAAAGCCGTTAAAAATAGCCCTTTTCCTAGGTTGTATGTTTATGTATACAAAAGTTAATAGTTTATAACCACTGGGTGTCAGCCCAGTGGCCACCACACCCCGCAAACACCGTGGGGACTCAGGTTCGACTCCGGTCGTTAGCATATCCAGCACCTGATGTCCACTCGGCTGGGGGACTCACCGCCATGCAGCTATGTGGTGTGCTAACCTGTGGAGTTGAAATGCTCCAGCGGATGGGAGGTCCGTgcaaataaccccccccccccaaagttAATAGTTTATCAAAACTTCATTATGAAATTTCATTCAATCCACTCTTGCATTCTAAATGTGTTCCCTTTTGTTAACAATTATCTTGAAGGAGCTATTACCGTTGCACAAACAGCAAATGCACAGTGAAGAAGCGCGTTGAGCGATCATCAGCCGATCCTACAACTGTAATTACCACATATGAAGGCCAACATTGTCATCACACTGTAGGGTTCCCAAGAGGACTAATGAGTCATCACGAAGGGGGTTACGCAAGATTATTGGCGCCTTCTTCAACCTCACAGCAGTTTAACTACTTGAGATCAAGAGTGCCGCAATTGAGTGATCATGTTGCTTCTCAGTCACAATCACAAATAGTATCTAGTGAAGCTGGGGATCACCATGAACAACCTTCAACATCTTTCCAACGTCCTCGGGTTGATCAAGGGTTGCTTGGGGATATAGTGCCTACAATAATGAGGAACTGATAATATTCATAATGGTATGTATACATGCTCTAACTTTTCAAACTTTGTGTTTAATTAACATTGACTCTTTAATCATCTAATGTAACCAGATTTCTTTGAGATGAAAACATAAAATAGTAATAAGTCTCATTATTTCATCACTTAAATCACCAAACTTTTTATATTACTATAGAAACaagttttgatttttcatttattaaaatactCATGAATGGTTAAAATGAATGACCTAAATGTTACAATTATAAAACTTGATTACTTTTATACTAATtgcttattttttttaaatttacttGTTAATTCGGGGTACACTAGAATGAAAATAATCACTAAATAGTAATCAAGTTTAATATATGTTTCATTTAGTTTTCTAATTTTAATTGTTTCATTTAGTTCACTTGAGTGGTCTTATAACTAAAAACTTAATTGACATTAGTATAATAGTTAAGAAAGTTTGCTTACTATTAGTTAACATTTATGTTTTGCTATCCAAATTAT
This genomic stretch from Helianthus annuus cultivar XRQ/B chromosome 8, HanXRQr2.0-SUNRISE, whole genome shotgun sequence harbors:
- the LOC110871889 gene encoding probable WRKY transcription factor 57 produces the protein MDDDPVTGAFSTDSTWTLNTDYTFFGIGDTRDNNILSEFGWNIDPSPPEFDRIGSGASCRVVQETTSNSTASAVAAQSRTGSGEILKDLSTPNPLASSSSSDDRPESSAASGEAVCCGKPQPPSSSETGGKIKKKGPKRIRQQRFAFVTKSEIDHLEDGYRWRKYGQKAVKNSPFPRSYYRCTNSKCTVKKRVERSSADPTTVITTYEGQHCHHTVGFPRGLMSHHEGGYARLLAPSSTSQQFNYLRSRVPQLSDHVASQSQSQIVSSEAGDHHEQPSTSFQRPRVDQGLLGDIVPTIMRN